The nucleotide sequence atctcttccttgaatgccgccacctccgcatccttggtgccggtgatcaccaagtcgtcgacgtagacacccaccagcaaggcatttcctccattgcctcgtcggtagatggccgcctcatgcgggctttgctcgaagcccatcccctttagcgtggaatccaacttggcattccacgccctcggtgcctgccgcaagccatagagggccttgcgcaggcggagcaccttgccttgccggggatcgcaaatctcggcggctggtgcacgtagacctcctccttcaagtcgccgttaaggaacgccgacttgacgtccatgtgatgaacacgccagccctcctgggcagctagcgcaaggaggagtcgcacggactccatccgtgccacgggagcaaaggcgtcgtcgaagtcgaccccctcctgctgcacgaaacctcgtgccaccaagcgagccttgtgcttgatgatggcgccggcttcatccctcttcagcttgtacacccacttaagggtgatcgcgcggtggccacgaggaaggtcagcaagctcccaggtgcggttcttctcaaccgcatccatctccaactgcatcgcggcgcgccatgccgcgtgtctctcggcctctgtgaacgaccgaggctcgccgtcgtcacatgcaaggtgcaactgcgcctccaggtcctccaggtcgtgaggcaccagtcccggcaccaactggtcgccgagaaggttctccatcgtacggtaccgcaacggctcgccgtcgtggtacgcgtcgatgcgctcctcgtcgtgagagagcggagtagcaagctcaaccgggctgtgctcgacacgagctggtgttggagtagacgtgcccggagaggtgcctgtcgatgctggagtgcgtggcgttgccggctgtggtgaagccgacgaagaactcatcgcagccgaggtcctggctggagagtgtggagctgtcggagtagcaggcgccggggtcggtggaggctcggggactggggtagacgcgctcgccgaagaagagctgcctactcccccagctccctcgaagtggacgtactcgacagtgaagtcgtcgtacgtcggagccgagccatcgtccaccgccttgtcccacgcccatcctcgcccttcgtcgaacacaacgtcgcgtgcCGTGCGCACACGTTgcgtcttcgggtcgaggatgcggtaggccttcgagccctccgcgtagccgatgaacactcccggagtgctcctgtcgtcgagcttgctgatgtggccaagctccttggcgaacgcgaggcagccgaagacccgcaagtgggagaccgccggcttgcgcccatgccaagcctcataTGGCGTCCTActgtcgagcgccttggtaggcgagcagttgaggatgtagacggccgtcaccaccgcctctccccagaagacagccggcatccccctctgcttgaggagggcccgagccatccccacaaccgtctggttgcgccgctcgacgacgccgttctgctgcgggctgtacggcgcggagtagtggcgctgaatgccctcgttagcgcagtacgacgcgaattcagccgccgtgaattcgccgccattgtcggtgcgcagcacgcgcagcttgcggccgtactccgcctccgcagcagcctgcgcgcgtctgatggcgtccgtagcctctcccttgctgccgaggaccatcaccaacatatagcgggagaggtcgtcgacgagcagcaggaagtagcgtcgtcctcccggtgtggccggtgtcaccgggccacacaagtccccgtgcacgagctcgagcctctccttggctcgaaagctcgcctgctggggaaaggggagtcgcctctgcttcgtcaacacgcagacgtcgcagagctgctccacatggtcgaggcacggcaggccttgcaccatctccgtggcactgagccgcttcagggcctcaaagtgaaggtgcccaaaacgctcgtgccactgccacgcctcgtcgtcccgacgagcagcgagacagaggggttgtgccacctgcacgttaaggacgtagagtcgatttgcgcttctggataccttggcaagaaggcgacgacgacgatcccaaatcctcatgactccgtcctcaaccaccacgcgcgaaccgttctcatccagctgtcccaagctgatgatggagttcctcaacgcggggatgtagtagactccggtgagcagcctgtgctcaccagacacggcggtgaagatgatggagccgacgcccttgatctccacgccggaggcatccctaaacttgacggagcctcgaacgctagagtcaagctcggtgaagaactcccgtcgaccggtcatgtgatgggtggcgccggtgtcgaggcaccacccgtcagtcttgtcgttgtcggagctgtcgccgaggagggcgtgtgcttttggcttgtcaaggtggaggagagccgctgcggccggtgccgctggaggtagctcgatgctggcatgtgccatgaacagagccggctcctcctccgcctgtgcgacgtgggcctggccgcgtcatggctgtcgacagtccttggcccaatggccaagctggccgcagttgcggcaggcgtcgtctcgtgccggcttatGCCTACCGGCGGCggcgccctgggcgcctccgcgggcatcaccctcggcacgtcctcgcgccccggcctgggcgtctctacgcgccttgcgtggcttgccacgcttgcggccgcctgtcgcggaagaaggctcccccttcctccggtcaccttggctggcaagccactgctcccgagtgaggagaagcttcccgccagtggtgatgggccccgagagggactgtggctcatcgctgtcgacgaccttgaggcgacctatcgcctcctcgatcgacatcgtggagagatccagcagagactcgatcgagcgagccatctgcttgtacttctcggggacgcagcagaagagcttttcgacagctctctcctcgccgtaagtgtcgtcgccgaactgcaccatcttctgcaacagagtgttgagacggagagcaaagtcatcaacgtcctcacctggcttgaaggccaggttctcccactctttgcgaagtgcctgcagtgtggacttgcgggcgcggtcgctgccgatgcgtgccgcagcgatggcgtcccaagcctccttggcagtccgcttgctggtaagcgagaactgcatctcgggcgggactacagcgatgagagcatccagcgccccgtcgatctaggtcgtagtcgacgtcgccgtatcagactgcctcccacatgtgccgcacctggagctttaccctcatcaccgcagcccactcgacgtagttggtcttggtgagggtaggccacccaccgccgggaccgacgtccctgacaacagcctggagcccgtagtaaccacggtaccgatccggggagagagagccacgctgcctgtgaaggccgcgctctccatcgacccgtcggtaccgatccggggagagagagccacgctgcctgtgaaggccgtgctctccatcgacccgtccgccaccgttgccgtgcgtgcctcctccaggagcgccgccgccgtgcgcgcctcctctaggagcgtcgccgccgtgcgcgcctgcattcgccgccgccgctgcttccgcctccgctctggctgctgccagctccgccgctgccagcctcgacgcccttgccgccgccgcagcggtctctgccgccgctcgctcgcgttcctctgccgcggcaagttcggcctcctgccgacgccgcgtgctcgaggcgaccgagcgctgagactgccctgcagacatgacgcgctaccgaggggctgctgcgtggggagagggctgcttcagacgagctgggagaggagtgaacaggagcggccggagaagctactgctgccaacagctggggctgttgtggggctgggagagaagatgagcaagagatgctcaggctacaggataatacggctctgataccagttgttagtcgctgaattctcactcttggtagtaggagaattcttactctcatcgagagaggatgacactaggagttggggcaattttcttgtctatttctcacacaagctcacacaaatgccataccaacctgaggggttggggttacatatttataagctgctagccagccaagcatataccaagatgctagtctaagatgctagtctaaaatgctaatatgctgtcctagctaagatgctgtcctctagtctaagatgctgtcctctaaaatactgtcctctagtctaagatgctgtcctaaaaacagaaaaacagacACAAAGACCAtgtgagcaacaacagccccacaaaAACCAGCCACAAATGACTTATCCATCACCGGAAGCAATCATTAAAACGTCCACCGATGAATGGTCCTCACTCAGAAGTCAGAACACTGCATAATCATCATTTTAGTAGAATTGAAGTGCAAAACTACAACGCCAAAATCCTGCAGTTAGTAGCCATTCCAAATGTGCTGGGACGTAGCATCAGATATTCAGATTATCACTCAGTAACTTAGTATAAACGAATGGAAGTCCTACAGCATTTCTGAGTTGGTCGCATGATCTGCATGGGTAAAACTGCAATTGCAAAGAATAATCACACGACCACAACTTCAAAAAGAGCACTGCAGCACCGCACCATATATCTCGTCCTCACGAATCAAGTGAAAACACAATTACACAAACGACAGCAACAGTCACCAAAGAGACTTTTATTGTCCGAAGTAACAAAACACCAGCTTCAACATCTGAGTGAACCCACCAGTAAAAAAAAAATACTTCATGTGGTTTCACAAGCTAGCAGAAAATCATTAAAGACACTATTAAAATAGTGCGGCACTATTGTAGACTCCCTCTTCCACCATTCTGGTACCTCAGTCCTCATCAAGCAGCCTGGGAATAAAAACGGAAGCCACTTGACTCTGCGAGCAAACCCTCGAATGTCACAGGGTGGTAAAGAACGGATAGGGGTTGGGGGTTTCTTTTTCTGCGCTGGAAGGGTAGCTAATTAGCTATACATGAATGAAATATCTACAGCACTAAGTTGGAATTTGCTTACCATCATTTTATTACTTTCGTAGTTTCGTTCGATTGAAAAACTGTTGAAAATTGACCAACTATTTCCTATCATGATAGGAGGTTTCCTATAACTCGAAGTATGACGCCATGTACAGTCTTACTCCAATGTCCACCGCACAATCCTCACCACCAATTGCATGGAGAACCACAGGGATGTCACTCAGGTAATGTATCACCAAGGGCAGAACAGCTGGAGCGGTCTGAGGTTTCACTGCGTCGCCACTCAACAAAACAGACTTGGCAGTGCAGCCGCCAGCTTCTGTTGCTCCTGATTCCTCATCTTCTTCAGACAACTCTGAAGGGTTCACCACCATTGCGACTTCCTCAATTGGCCTGCACTGAGTTCCCCTCCTTTGAGCAGGCTTGTTCCTGCATGCATCAAGCACTAACGTTGCAGTGGCTTCTAACCATTCAACTGATAAGCCctcaacttcatcataatatatCCTTCGTTCCATCTGCATCATAAAATCACACTGAGGtgaggaagaagaaaaatgaaACAAGTGCTCCTTTTATATGAGGGTTGGCAAAAAAACATACCGCAAGCTTGGGCACATAAACTGACATGAATCTGGGTCCAAGCCCCAGAACTCTAGCATTGCAGACCACAACCTGCAAAGATAAGAGTTAAAAACAGCAGAATTCAAAATAAAGCTCACGGGAAAACTTGATTGAAAGCTGGAAATGGTGATGCCCCAATTACCTCTTTGTTCTTTATCAGAGCCCACATGTAGAGCTTCTGTCCAGCATCTTCTGTACGGCGACCAGCCCACTTTCTTTCATTACAGTGTTCAGCAATCTCCCCGAGATTTTCAGAGTAAGGAACCTTAAATTTCTTAGCTGCAGCAGAAAGTGCTTTTTTTCCTTCTTCAGATTCAGCAGCATCCTTGCACAACTGGAGGCCTGTAAAACATCTATCCATCAATTCACAAGAAGCTTTGACTCCATTCCGGCCTGTGGAAGATTTCTTTTGCTTCATATACACTTGTTCAGCCTCAATCACTGCATTCAGAGTCCTGTGAACAATTATATCAGGATATCTTCGAAGTGGAGAAGTGAAGTGTGTATACAAAGGGACAGACAGCGCATAATGTGCCCAATCATCTTTCTTGCTTATCAGGTCCCCTGTGCAAAAGTATTCTGCTGACTGCATTTGCTTTGAAGCATAAAACATGAGAATATCAAACATAACAGGATCCTCTTGCAACTTTTCCTTTATTCTAGAGAGTGAAAGGTGGAGTTGACCAGATGATGAAGCATCCAATTCAAAACCATTCTTAGCACAAAATGCCTCAAACTCTCTGAACTTCCGCAAATTAGGTTCAGGGTGCCTACGAAGTAAGGCACAATCAGGGAATGCATTAGATATGACTTCTGCAGCTGACATATTCGCCAACAACATTAGTTCCTCAACAATGAAGCATGCATTGTTCCTCACATAGCGATAGCTATCACATGGAGCCCCATCTTCATCAAACAAGATCATAAGCTTTGCAGTGTCAAGAGAAAGAGCTCCACCCTTGAACCTAACTTCCTTCAGATTTTTTGAGACCTCATAAAGGCCTCTAAGTGACTTGATAACATCATCTCTCTCAAATTTACCATGTACTTCAAGAGAAGAAACAGCAGATCTAGTCTGACTGGCTTCATTACAAATCAAATCCTGCACAAGCTCATACGACAGCTTGCAGCACGAAAAGATGACGCTTCGACCAATCCAGCGACTAATTATGTTACCATGAGGATCAATATCCCAAATAATTGAAAAGGCAAGCCTGTCTACACCTGGATTAAGCGAAACCACTTCTGAAAGTCTTGAAGGCAACATTGAGATTTTGCGTTTCAGGGTGTAGACACTAGTAGATCGGCTTTGAGCTTCAGCATCTAACGCAGTCTCTGGATGTACAAAGTAGGAAACATCTGCGATGTGAACCCCAATACGGACAGTTCTGCCTGAAAGTATTTCAATTGATATAGCATCATCAAGATCTGATGCAGTAGGAGGGTCTATTGTAAAAGACAAGACCTCCCTCAAATCTTTTCTTGCTTCAAGTTCTTTTTGAGGAATCTTCCAACAATTGTCAGGAAGACATGCCAAGGACTCGGGGGAAAACTCAGCATCAGATATCGCATTCTCAAATAATATAGCATCCATGTGTGTTTTAACATGACCACCCTTCCCAAAGAACCGTATAACATGGGCATAGGGATAGAGATTTTCGTCATTCCATTCATCAATTCGTGCAGCAACTAATTCCTTCTCAATAGCTGCATCACCCCTTAGGCTCTGTCTGACACTATCTGGCAAAGTGCTAAAACTCACAACCATCGGAGGGAATTTGGGGTCAGTAGGCAAGAGATGAAACAAGCCTGTAACTGATGATGCTCTGTTGTTCATCCTCTTTAGACCCATCTGATTTCTCTGCTGCTCTCCATCAGGGAACTCTGAGAAAGAAGCAAGGAAACCTACAATGGCATCACGGCGCGGAGATTTCTTAATGACTGATAATACTTTCCCAGTAGGACGTCTGCTTGGATGAGAGTATATCATGGCACAGATCCTTTGTAATGCTCTCGCAGCCTCACTCTTTCCATCATTCAAGTCTATCTCATTCCTTTCAGGGACAGTAGCATTCCCATTTCCACACTTAACAGCTTGACTAAAACCACTGTTCTTGTGTGGGGGTTGCATCCTATCCAAAACAGGTAAGTCGTTACTGCAATTTTCAAACCTGCAGCCGACATCTGCATGTCCTTTCTTCCAATTATGATTCCCATTTGTTTCACTAAACTCACGGACCACAGAATCTCCTCCTATCGCAGGGTTGCATGCAACATTCGGACCTTTCATTCTGGTCCATTGAGCAACAGGGTCCAGTGTGATAGCAACAAGATCACCTTCAACCTGCAATGTAATTCATGACATAACATGATGCTGTGAGTTCAAAATCCGTGTAGCATAAATAGGCAAAGCTAGAGAGCAGAATGGTATAGGCACTGCAAGCATTGGAACTCGACCCCTTATAACAGACCATATGGTAAGACATCAAGACAAAAAGAAGTGCATACAGACATATGCATATCACCAATAGCACTAGTTGTTTGTTTAGGAAGCATAATCTTTGTTAGGAGTACTGGTACAGAAATAGAAAAGCCTCTTGCATGCAAGAAGATAAAATTTATTGAATGAAAGGATGAAGGGAGAGCACCGCACCTGCAGCAGAACACTAAAACCCAATAAAATGGTCAATAAGGTAAAACTAGCAATGCAGTTTTGTTTGAATTATTTCCAAAAGTAAAAGCTATTGTGGTAAAAATTCCGATGGTCACATGTTATTCCCAGAGAAATGCCAATTGGTGCTGGTTGCAGTACTGACTAAGTTCAACATGAAAGCACATTACCAATATAAGGTATAGCATGCTTCAACCAGCTCTGCAGGGGACAAGCTAGTCATACTTTATGTGCCTAGTGTGCAGAAGGTACGAGTTGTTTTCAGCACAAATTGAGATGCCCACTTCTACCATGACAAAACTTGATAGTTGGTGATGCTATATCACAGGAAGGAAACAGTGGCGGAGGACGGAAAAAAGTTAAGGTATGGCGAAATGGATAATGTATAGATAATAAAATAATATCTTTTATTAAAATGGTTTATACACAAGACGCTGTAATATCTCTCTGATTTTGACATTGCTTTTTGCTTTTTGTtccatatttttttattagtttACTGTGCTTCAAAATCAACCGACCCAGTTAGCTGATAACCAAAAAACTGAACAAACAACAATGGAAAAAAGGTTCAACTGCCAGAGTTTGGACACTTAAACGAACCGTCGAACTGCGGGCCGATCGATGGTGTCACAATATTGTATTCTATACTGGCACTGGAAGGCCAGAAACATACACGGTAAGCCAGCCCACATTCCACAAGGTCCAAAGGCCTAACAATTAAACAATGGCTCATCTAATCGTTTTTTACTCCTGAGTCAAGGgcgttgcattgcattgcatgtcTGCGTCCATTCAGCGAATCGGTGCAAGCGTAGGTGGGGATCCGCGGCGGGGCAAGGTATGGCAAGCGCCCTACCTTGCCCTCCGCCCCTGGAAGGAAAGACACAACAGGATAGTGCTGAATTTTGTCCTGAGTCACATTTCGTGCCAAATCTGACACCGTTTTCATTCCTCCTGATTGGGTAACTAGCGAACAAAAAACACATTCCAGGGCATGTCCAACAAAAAACACATTCCAGGGCATGCCCAACCAGTTAACAGACACACGAGCTTTAGCGCGATAGCCTGCCTTTGCACTATCCAATACCCACTAAAACTTCCTTATGGGGCAGCTTTGTAAACACCCAATAATTAGCACATCATGCATGCAGAGATGTACATACCGCTCGGTTTTGTGCCAATCCTGTAATGAGAACATCCACCGGGATGCCATCAATCGTGCAGTACGCCTgcaaaatcacacaattcaaacgTTAGCACACAGTTGTAAGGAAACAGTACAACGTTAGTAATCAGAAGATCACCGGGCCGTGCTTGCCTCATTTCGGTTGTGAGCGTTCACCCTGAACTTCGCCACGAATGCATACCCTCTCTGTGTAGCAAACGCATCAAATCAGTTTGTCAGTTCACGCGAAATCACAACCACGAAGCCGCAAGCCTCCCATGGCTCCAGCGAATACCTTAACGGCGTCCTCCACGGCCCGCTCAGGCCAGTGAGGCTGGAAGTACCGCATCGCCGTAGCTCCCCCGCCCACCCTCGACACAGGCGCCTCCGCGGGTCTCGGCGTGGGCAGCAGGGGGCAGGACTGGCTCGTTCCCGCCGCGGACGCCTCTGCCTCGGCGtcgacaccggcgccgccgctgcccaCGTTCATGGGCGGCATCGATCTGACTGACCTCGGCCCCGCGGCGTCCGCGTGCGGGCCCTGCGGCGCGGCGACGGCCGCCTGCTTGGAGCGCCGCGAGGGGCGGC is from Miscanthus floridulus cultivar M001 chromosome 7, ASM1932011v1, whole genome shotgun sequence and encodes:
- the LOC136467771 gene encoding DIS3-like exonuclease 2 isoform X1 codes for the protein MRATGEHTAAVPIPTPPPLPAAAASATEEAEKERRKNRRRPSRRSKQAAVAAPQGPHADAAGPRSVRSMPPMNVGSGGAGVDAEAEASAAGTSQSCPLLPTPRPAEAPVSRVGGGATAMRYFQPHWPERAVEDAVKRGYAFVAKFRVNAHNRNEASTAYCTIDGIPVDVLITGLAQNRAVEGDLVAITLDPVAQWTRMKGPNVACNPAIGGDSVVREFSETNGNHNWKKGHADVGCRFENCSNDLPVLDRMQPPHKNSGFSQAVKCGNGNATVPERNEIDLNDGKSEAARALQRICAMIYSHPSRRPTGKVLSVIKKSPRRDAIVGFLASFSEFPDGEQQRNQMGLKRMNNRASSVTGLFHLLPTDPKFPPMVVSFSTLPDSVRQSLRGDAAIEKELVAARIDEWNDENLYPYAHVIRFFGKGGHVKTHMDAILFENAISDAEFSPESLACLPDNCWKIPQKELEARKDLREVLSFTIDPPTASDLDDAISIEILSGRTVRIGVHIADVSYFVHPETALDAEAQSRSTSVYTLKRKISMLPSRLSEVVSLNPGVDRLAFSIIWDIDPHGNIISRWIGRSVIFSCCKLSYELVQDLICNEASQTRSAVSSLEVHGKFERDDVIKSLRGLYEVSKNLKEVRFKGGALSLDTAKLMILFDEDGAPCDSYRYVRNNACFIVEELMLLANMSAAEVISNAFPDCALLRRHPEPNLRKFREFEAFCAKNGFELDASSSGQLHLSLSRIKEKLQEDPVMFDILMFYASKQMQSAEYFCTGDLISKKDDWAHYALSVPLYTHFTSPLRRYPDIIVHRTLNAVIEAEQVYMKQKKSSTGRNGVKASCELMDRCFTGLQLCKDAAESEEGKKALSAAAKKFKVPYSENLGEIAEHCNERKWAGRRTEDAGQKLYMWALIKNKEVVVCNARVLGLGPRFMSVYVPKLAMERRIYYDEVEGLSVEWLEATATLVLDACRNKPAQRRGTQCRPIEEVAMVVNPSELSEEDEESGATEAGGCTAKSVLLSGDAVKPQTAPAVLPLVIHYLSDIPVVLHAIGGEDCAVDIGVRLYMASYFEL
- the LOC136467771 gene encoding DIS3-like exonuclease 2 isoform X2; the encoded protein is MRATGEHTAAVPIPTPPPLPAAAASATEEAEKERRKNRRRPSRRSKQAAVAAPQGPHADAAGPRSVRSMPPMNVGSGGAGVDAEAEASAAGTSQSCPLLPTPRPAEAPVSRVGGGATAMRYFQPHWPERAVEDAVKRGYAFVAKFRVNAHNRNEAYCTIDGIPVDVLITGLAQNRAVEGDLVAITLDPVAQWTRMKGPNVACNPAIGGDSVVREFSETNGNHNWKKGHADVGCRFENCSNDLPVLDRMQPPHKNSGFSQAVKCGNGNATVPERNEIDLNDGKSEAARALQRICAMIYSHPSRRPTGKVLSVIKKSPRRDAIVGFLASFSEFPDGEQQRNQMGLKRMNNRASSVTGLFHLLPTDPKFPPMVVSFSTLPDSVRQSLRGDAAIEKELVAARIDEWNDENLYPYAHVIRFFGKGGHVKTHMDAILFENAISDAEFSPESLACLPDNCWKIPQKELEARKDLREVLSFTIDPPTASDLDDAISIEILSGRTVRIGVHIADVSYFVHPETALDAEAQSRSTSVYTLKRKISMLPSRLSEVVSLNPGVDRLAFSIIWDIDPHGNIISRWIGRSVIFSCCKLSYELVQDLICNEASQTRSAVSSLEVHGKFERDDVIKSLRGLYEVSKNLKEVRFKGGALSLDTAKLMILFDEDGAPCDSYRYVRNNACFIVEELMLLANMSAAEVISNAFPDCALLRRHPEPNLRKFREFEAFCAKNGFELDASSSGQLHLSLSRIKEKLQEDPVMFDILMFYASKQMQSAEYFCTGDLISKKDDWAHYALSVPLYTHFTSPLRRYPDIIVHRTLNAVIEAEQVYMKQKKSSTGRNGVKASCELMDRCFTGLQLCKDAAESEEGKKALSAAAKKFKVPYSENLGEIAEHCNERKWAGRRTEDAGQKLYMWALIKNKEVVVCNARVLGLGPRFMSVYVPKLAMERRIYYDEVEGLSVEWLEATATLVLDACRNKPAQRRGTQCRPIEEVAMVVNPSELSEEDEESGATEAGGCTAKSVLLSGDAVKPQTAPAVLPLVIHYLSDIPVVLHAIGGEDCAVDIGVRLYMASYFEL